One genomic region from Bacillus sp. SLBN-46 encodes:
- a CDS encoding farnesyl diphosphate synthase yields MEARALETFAQEYKQLLEDELRRLVEKLMAPPIIKESMIYSLEAGGKRIRPLLLFATLDAFGMNPKKGLLAAAAIEMIHTYSLIHDDLPSMDNDDLRRGKPTNHKVFGDAIAILAGDALLTYSFEVIGQLPTDVFSADTKLKLVVELAKAAGTEGMVGGQVADMEGEAKSLSLAELEYIHIHKTGKLLGFSVLAGGIMAGANQEQLHHLSGFAHHLGLAFQIQDDILDLVGNQEKIGKPVGSDTTNLKSTYPQLLTLEGARTALKDQITSAKENLEKTSLNTQLLSQITDLVASRDH; encoded by the coding sequence TTGGAAGCTAGGGCTTTAGAAACATTTGCGCAAGAGTATAAACAACTGCTTGAAGATGAGCTTCGAAGGCTGGTTGAAAAGCTTATGGCTCCTCCTATTATTAAAGAATCTATGATTTATTCTCTTGAAGCAGGAGGAAAAAGAATTCGCCCTTTATTATTGTTTGCTACCTTAGATGCGTTTGGAATGAATCCTAAAAAAGGGCTGTTAGCTGCCGCTGCAATTGAAATGATTCATACCTATTCCTTAATTCACGACGATCTACCAAGTATGGATAATGATGACTTAAGAAGGGGAAAACCGACTAATCATAAAGTATTCGGCGACGCCATCGCGATTTTAGCTGGAGATGCTTTGTTAACTTATAGCTTTGAAGTAATAGGTCAACTTCCAACCGACGTTTTCTCAGCTGACACCAAGCTTAAATTAGTAGTTGAATTGGCAAAAGCAGCTGGAACGGAAGGGATGGTCGGTGGACAAGTAGCAGACATGGAAGGGGAAGCAAAATCACTTTCACTGGCAGAACTGGAGTATATACATATTCATAAAACAGGTAAGCTGCTTGGTTTTAGTGTCTTGGCTGGTGGGATTATGGCAGGTGCTAATCAAGAACAACTTCATCACCTATCAGGGTTTGCTCATCATTTGGGACTTGCCTTTCAAATTCAAGACGATATCCTCGATTTGGTTGGGAATCAAGAAAAAATTGGTAAACCTGTAGGAAGCGATACAACGAATTTAAAAAGTACATATCCTCAATTGTTAACCTTGGAAGGTGCACGAACAGCGCTGAAAGACCAAATCACCTCAGCGAAGGAAAATCTGGAGAAAACAAGCTTAAATACCCAACTGCTAAGTCAAATCACTGATTTAGTAGCATCGAGGGATCACTAA
- the ahrC gene encoding transcriptional regulator AhrC/ArgR gives MNKGQRHIKIREIIASNDIETQDDLVDELKNAGYNVTQATVSRDIKELHLVKVPLIDGRYKYSLPADQRFNPLQKLKRSLIDAFVRIDSAGHLLVMKCLPGNAMAIGALIDNLDWEEILGTICGDDTMLIICRTPEDTEVITNRFLDML, from the coding sequence ATGAATAAAGGTCAACGTCATATTAAAATTAGAGAAATCATTGCCAGCAATGATATTGAGACTCAGGATGATTTGGTTGATGAGCTGAAAAATGCTGGTTACAATGTGACACAAGCCACCGTTTCACGTGATATTAAAGAACTTCATTTAGTAAAGGTTCCATTGATTGATGGGCGTTATAAATACAGCCTTCCAGCGGATCAGCGTTTTAATCCATTGCAAAAATTAAAAAGATCTTTAATTGATGCTTTTGTAAGAATCGATTCTGCAGGGCATTTACTCGTTATGAAATGTTTGCCAGGTAATGCTATGGCAATTGGTGCCCTCATTGACAATCTGGATTGGGAAGAAATATTAGGAACGATTTGTGGTGACGATACCATGTTAATTATTTGTCGAACACCAGAAGATACAGAAGTCATTACAAACCGGTTCCTTGACATGCTTTAA
- the spo0A gene encoding sporulation transcription factor Spo0A, which produces MKKIKVCVVDDNRELVGLLEDYISSQDDMEVEGIAHNGQECLEMLASADPDVLVLDIIMPHLDGLAVLERLRELKKGALPNVIMLTAFGQEDVTKKAVELGASYFILKPFDMENLGSHIRQVSGNASAFTRKMPTNSYRSHSEQKPKNLDASITSIIHEIGVPAHIKGYLYLREAISMVYNDIELLGSITKVLYPDIAKKYNTTASRVERAIRHAIEVAWSRGNIDSISSLFGYTVSMSKAKPTNSEFIAMVADKLRLEHKAS; this is translated from the coding sequence TTGAAGAAAATTAAAGTTTGTGTCGTTGATGATAATAGGGAATTAGTTGGGTTATTAGAGGACTATATTTCGTCCCAAGATGATATGGAAGTTGAAGGGATCGCTCATAATGGACAAGAATGCTTGGAAATGTTAGCTTCTGCTGATCCAGATGTTCTTGTTTTGGATATTATTATGCCACATCTCGATGGGTTGGCTGTACTTGAGCGCCTGCGTGAACTAAAAAAAGGAGCACTTCCAAATGTAATCATGCTGACTGCCTTTGGCCAAGAGGATGTAACAAAAAAAGCTGTTGAACTAGGAGCATCCTATTTTATTTTGAAACCATTTGATATGGAGAACTTAGGTAGCCATATTCGTCAGGTTAGTGGTAATGCAAGTGCATTTACCCGTAAGATGCCAACAAACAGTTACCGCTCTCACTCTGAGCAAAAGCCAAAAAATTTAGATGCAAGTATTACTAGTATTATTCATGAAATTGGTGTTCCGGCGCATATTAAAGGATATTTATATCTGCGGGAAGCAATTTCCATGGTATATAACGATATCGAATTATTAGGATCCATTACAAAGGTATTGTATCCAGACATCGCAAAAAAATATAACACAACAGCAAGTCGTGTTGAGCGTGCCATTCGTCATGCCATTGAAGTGGCTTGGAGCCGCGGCAATATCGACTCCATTTCTTCGTTGTTTGGATACACAGTCAGTATGTCAAAGGCAAAGCCGACCAATAGTGAATTTATTGCCATGGTGGCAGATAAACTTCGTTTGGAGCATAAGGCTTCTTGA
- a CDS encoding TlyA family RNA methyltransferase: MKNKERLDVLLVERGLIETREKAKRAIMAGLVYTNEERLDKPGEKVKVDIPLNIKGNTMPYVSRGGLKLEKALKVFDVSVTDKVLLDIGASTGGFTDCALQNGAKMSYALDVGYNQLAWKLRQDERVVVMERTNFRYVTPSDLAGEMPSFASIDVSFISLTLILPVLKTLLIPGSDIIALIKPQFEAGRDQVGKKGIVRDEKVHLQVIEKIIHFSVKEGYIVTNLSYSPITGGDGNIEFLLHLKWEGERELGESNLPIGPMDIVKQAHLEFKTKQTPEG; encoded by the coding sequence ATGAAAAATAAAGAACGATTAGATGTGTTACTCGTGGAGCGAGGTTTAATTGAGACGCGAGAAAAAGCAAAAAGAGCGATTATGGCAGGGCTTGTATACACAAATGAAGAGCGGTTGGATAAACCTGGTGAAAAAGTGAAGGTGGACATTCCACTAAATATCAAAGGAAATACGATGCCATATGTCAGTCGAGGCGGGTTGAAACTTGAAAAGGCACTAAAAGTATTCGATGTAAGCGTGACAGATAAAGTTCTGCTTGATATCGGTGCTTCTACAGGCGGTTTTACAGATTGTGCTTTACAAAATGGGGCAAAAATGTCATATGCACTTGACGTAGGCTACAATCAGCTTGCTTGGAAGCTTAGACAGGATGAACGTGTTGTGGTTATGGAACGGACAAACTTTCGTTATGTAACTCCCTCAGATCTCGCGGGGGAAATGCCGAGTTTTGCTTCCATTGACGTGTCTTTTATTTCCTTAACACTAATTTTGCCAGTATTAAAAACACTACTGATCCCAGGTAGTGATATCATTGCACTTATTAAGCCTCAATTTGAAGCAGGCCGTGATCAGGTCGGTAAAAAAGGAATTGTTCGTGACGAAAAGGTTCATTTACAAGTCATTGAAAAAATTATTCATTTTTCCGTTAAAGAAGGATATATAGTAACTAATCTTTCCTATTCGCCAATTACAGGCGGCGATGGGAATATTGAATTCTTACTACATTTAAAATGGGAAGGTGAGCGGGAACTCGGTGAAAGTAATCTCCCTATCGGACCAATGGATATTGTAAAACAAGCTCATTTAGAATTTAAAACGAAGCAGACACCAGAAGGATAG
- the spoIVB gene encoding SpoIVB peptidase, whose protein sequence is MKLDIIRKIIGGILLVSLISLIFFQPIQQYIAIPKTITVFEGQDYTFKKAAPVSAAIQSHNSNITLAQEKHAVSVKATEKGKNEMLLEFAGIPIKKVDVHVLKDFRVIPGGQSIGVKLNTVGVLVVGHHLINTANGKKSPGEIAGIKVGDIITEINGNKIEKMTDVAPFVQTAGQDGNALDMVISRESGKFTTKLTPLKDKGENTYKLGLYIRDSAAGIGTMTFVHPQSKKYGALGHVISDMDTKKPIVVEDGQIVRSTVTSIEKGSNGDPGEKLARFSSDREIVGNIQKNSPFGIFGELNKDLKNGIMDKPLPIALSHQVKEGPAKILTVVNDDRVEEFNIEIVSTIPQKFPATKGMVIKVTDPKLLEKTGGIVQGMSGSPIIQDGKLVGAVTHVFVNDPTSGYGVHIEWMLNEAGINIYETPKNKAS, encoded by the coding sequence TTGAAGCTAGACATAATTAGAAAGATTATTGGTGGAATTCTCCTTGTTTCATTAATTAGCCTTATCTTTTTTCAGCCTATACAGCAGTACATTGCAATACCAAAAACCATTACAGTTTTTGAAGGTCAAGATTACACGTTTAAAAAGGCTGCCCCGGTATCAGCCGCTATACAATCTCACAACTCAAATATCACACTTGCTCAGGAAAAACATGCAGTATCGGTAAAGGCAACGGAAAAAGGGAAAAACGAAATGCTTCTAGAATTTGCTGGTATCCCTATAAAAAAGGTCGATGTACATGTTTTAAAGGATTTTCGCGTCATTCCAGGTGGCCAATCAATTGGTGTAAAGCTAAATACTGTAGGTGTCTTAGTGGTCGGACACCATTTAATCAATACAGCAAATGGCAAAAAATCACCTGGTGAAATTGCCGGAATCAAAGTTGGAGACATTATCACAGAAATAAATGGGAACAAAATTGAAAAAATGACAGATGTCGCACCATTTGTCCAAACAGCTGGACAGGATGGAAATGCTCTCGATATGGTTATTAGTAGAGAAAGTGGAAAATTTACGACAAAACTTACTCCTTTAAAGGATAAAGGAGAAAACACTTATAAGCTTGGTTTATATATCAGGGATTCAGCAGCAGGAATTGGGACCATGACATTTGTTCATCCACAATCTAAAAAATATGGTGCCCTAGGACATGTCATCTCAGACATGGATACAAAAAAGCCAATTGTCGTTGAAGATGGACAAATTGTCCGTTCTACCGTTACCTCTATTGAGAAGGGAAGTAATGGGGATCCAGGTGAAAAACTTGCACGTTTTTCTTCTGATCGTGAAATTGTAGGAAATATCCAAAAAAACAGTCCCTTTGGTATTTTTGGTGAGCTAAATAAAGATTTAAAAAATGGAATCATGGATAAACCGCTGCCAATAGCATTATCCCATCAGGTGAAAGAAGGACCTGCAAAAATCTTAACAGTGGTCAACGATGACCGAGTAGAAGAATTTAACATAGAGATAGTTAGTACAATTCCGCAAAAGTTTCCAGCTACTAAGGGCATGGTGATAAAAGTAACGGACCCTAAGCTTCTTGAAAAAACCGGAGGAATCGTCCAAGGAATGAGTGGAAGTCCGATTATTCAAGATGGAAAGCTTGTTGGTGCCGTAACACATGTCTTTGTGAATGATCCTACCTCTGGATATGGTGTTCATATCGAGTGGATGCTAAATGAAGCTGGAATTAATATATACGAAACACCAAAGAATAAAGCAAGTTAA
- a CDS encoding exodeoxyribonuclease VII small subunit, protein MTNEKKLSFEDAMTKLEQIVDKLEEGDVPLEEAILFYKEGMELSKLCHDKLKSVEEQLTQIITEDGRKENFSIEGEE, encoded by the coding sequence GTGACGAATGAAAAAAAGTTATCCTTTGAAGATGCAATGACAAAGTTAGAACAAATCGTAGATAAACTTGAAGAAGGAGATGTACCGTTGGAAGAGGCGATCCTTTTTTATAAAGAGGGGATGGAATTATCTAAGCTTTGTCATGATAAATTGAAAAGTGTGGAAGAACAACTTACTCAAATCATTACGGAGGATGGACGTAAAGAGAATTTTTCTATTGAAGGGGAGGAATAA
- the xseA gene encoding exodeoxyribonuclease VII large subunit: MQEQRYLSVNALTKYIKRKFDADPHLRDIHVRGEISNFKQHSSGHMYFTLKDEKARILAVMFSSQSRLMKFSPENGMKVIVKGDISVYEPSGQYQIYIKEMRPEGIGELFLAYEQLKQRLDAEGLFSAETKKPIPMYPRTVGVITSPTGAAIRDVITTIKRRYPIANILVFPALVQGENAAPSIVKAIEKANTMNEIDVLIVGRGGGSIEELWAFNEEITARAIFLSKIPIISAVGHETDFTIADFVADLRAPTPTGAAELAVPHIEELMDRILQRQTRLLRAMKGKFQFESERLNRAKKSYAFRYPHRLYEQKLEQVDKLTEMLVRGTSRLSLIKKGQYELLHKRLQRNHPREMILESTSRLERSQKEMDRSMAQILTTKKNDFNRVLSTLQALSPLKIMERGYSLAYSEDNRLVKSVKQVSVNEQVQIQLSDGSLFCKVENIKGSEKSDE; this comes from the coding sequence ATGCAGGAACAAAGATATTTATCTGTGAATGCTTTAACCAAATACATAAAAAGAAAATTTGATGCAGATCCCCATTTGCGAGATATTCATGTAAGAGGGGAGATTTCAAATTTTAAACAGCATTCGAGTGGACATATGTATTTTACATTAAAGGATGAGAAAGCTCGGATTCTTGCGGTAATGTTCTCCAGTCAATCCCGCCTTATGAAATTTTCTCCTGAAAACGGGATGAAGGTAATCGTAAAGGGAGATATTTCTGTATACGAACCAAGTGGACAATATCAAATTTATATTAAGGAAATGCGCCCAGAAGGTATTGGGGAATTGTTTTTAGCCTATGAGCAGTTAAAACAGCGTCTTGATGCAGAAGGGTTATTCTCAGCTGAAACCAAAAAGCCTATACCGATGTATCCAAGAACAGTTGGTGTAATTACTTCCCCAACAGGTGCTGCAATTAGAGATGTCATTACAACCATTAAACGACGCTATCCCATTGCAAATATTCTTGTTTTCCCAGCACTTGTGCAAGGTGAAAATGCAGCTCCTTCCATTGTTAAGGCAATTGAAAAGGCAAATACCATGAACGAAATTGATGTATTAATTGTTGGACGTGGCGGAGGCTCAATTGAGGAGTTATGGGCATTTAATGAAGAAATAACAGCACGTGCGATTTTTTTATCTAAAATCCCAATTATATCTGCTGTTGGTCATGAAACAGACTTCACCATTGCCGATTTTGTTGCTGATTTGCGGGCTCCTACTCCTACAGGTGCTGCGGAGCTTGCGGTTCCACATATTGAAGAATTAATGGACAGAATACTTCAGCGGCAAACCCGTCTGCTTCGTGCCATGAAGGGGAAATTTCAATTTGAGAGTGAACGATTAAATCGAGCAAAAAAATCCTATGCTTTTCGTTACCCACATCGTTTATATGAACAGAAATTGGAACAGGTTGACAAATTAACAGAAATGCTTGTTCGTGGGACCTCGAGATTATCATTAATAAAAAAAGGTCAGTATGAACTTCTACATAAACGGTTACAACGGAACCATCCAAGAGAAATGATCCTTGAATCAACGAGCCGTTTGGAGCGTTCTCAAAAAGAAATGGACCGCTCTATGGCGCAAATATTAACAACGAAAAAAAATGATTTTAACCGGGTGTTATCGACCTTACAAGCATTAAGTCCATTAAAAATCATGGAACGTGGGTATAGTTTGGCTTATTCGGAGGATAACCGTTTGGTGAAAAGTGTAAAACAGGTAAGTGTGAATGAACAGGTACAAATTCAATTATCTGACGGTAGTCTTTTCTGTAAAGTGGAGAATATAAAGGGGAGCGAAAAAAGTGACGAATGA
- a CDS encoding YycC family protein: MKPLQLSPETAIKLSKQLNVPLEQLMHMPQHILIQKLMELEKKQEK; the protein is encoded by the coding sequence ATGAAACCATTACAATTATCGCCAGAAACAGCCATCAAACTTTCTAAGCAGTTAAACGTTCCACTAGAACAGCTTATGCATATGCCACAGCATATTCTAATCCAAAAACTAATGGAATTGGAAAAGAAACAAGAGAAATAA
- a CDS encoding ATP-binding protein produces the protein MNFLFILLPVVIFLIFFENRPNSFNKIILIFLSTVTMVLCMTIPIKLKVGFNVDLRYIPIIIVALFGGYKKVFPLYVVLNVYRYYLGGDGILQSFLYSTGVFILLPAFSQKFKQLSSKRRISTAALVSFLNVGVYLISLSFYFNPLNREFWTLTFYTLTTYTGMMIIIMVLIEQIITNSKNRERFLQSERLNVVSELSASVSHEIRNPLTVTSGFLQLLSESKTISHEERRYVELSLQELNRAERIVSNYLSLAKPQSENMVYSDFKEEAEYIKDLIIPYATMHQVEVQFCFNNTLKIRYDKNQIQQCLINLLKNGIEAMKDKGGTLIIDIFEQKQNIVFKISDTGIGMTKEEILRLGKPYYSTKEEGTGLGMLMVYSTVNKVKGKIEVESEKGRGTTFLITIPV, from the coding sequence TTGAATTTCCTATTTATACTTTTACCAGTTGTCATTTTTTTAATCTTCTTTGAAAATAGGCCAAATTCTTTCAACAAAATAATTCTTATTTTTCTGTCAACAGTAACTATGGTTCTTTGTATGACCATCCCAATTAAATTGAAAGTTGGATTTAATGTTGATTTGCGGTACATTCCAATTATTATTGTTGCCCTTTTTGGAGGCTACAAAAAGGTATTTCCTTTATATGTAGTATTAAATGTATACCGTTATTATTTAGGTGGAGATGGAATCCTTCAATCATTTTTATATTCTACTGGAGTATTTATTCTTTTACCTGCTTTTAGTCAAAAGTTCAAACAATTAAGTTCTAAAAGGAGAATTTCTACTGCAGCATTGGTGTCATTCCTAAATGTAGGGGTGTATCTCATAAGCTTAAGTTTTTATTTTAATCCCTTGAATAGGGAATTTTGGACTCTCACATTTTATACCCTGACAACCTACACTGGAATGATGATTATCATTATGGTCCTGATAGAGCAAATTATCACTAATTCCAAAAATCGAGAAAGATTTTTACAATCAGAACGATTAAATGTTGTCAGTGAATTATCAGCTAGTGTGTCTCATGAAATAAGAAACCCGCTTACGGTAACAAGTGGTTTTCTCCAGCTTCTAAGTGAATCCAAAACAATCAGTCATGAGGAACGAAGATATGTTGAATTATCATTGCAAGAATTAAATCGAGCCGAAAGGATAGTTAGTAACTATCTCTCTCTTGCTAAGCCACAATCAGAAAATATGGTTTACTCTGACTTTAAAGAAGAAGCAGAATATATAAAGGATCTAATCATTCCTTATGCGACCATGCATCAAGTGGAAGTCCAATTCTGTTTTAATAACACACTAAAAATAAGATATGATAAGAACCAAATACAGCAATGTTTAATAAATTTATTAAAAAACGGAATTGAAGCTATGAAGGACAAAGGCGGCACGCTAATCATTGATATTTTTGAACAAAAGCAAAATATAGTTTTTAAAATTTCAGATACTGGAATTGGAATGACAAAAGAGGAAATTTTACGGTTAGGGAAACCGTATTATTCTACGAAGGAAGAAGGAACAGGTCTTGGAATGCTAATGGTATATAGTACCGTTAATAAGGTGAAGGGGAAAATTGAGGTAGAAAGTGAGAAAGGAAGAGGTACTACTTTTCTCATAACGATACCAGTTTAA
- the recN gene encoding DNA repair protein RecN, whose translation MIAELSIKNFAIIESLSISFEKGLTVLTGETGAGKSIIIDAIHLLVGGRGSAEFVRHGEEKAEIEGLFQLDDPNHPIISKSLEFGIEIEEGMVVLRRDISRTGKSVCRINGKLVTISTLREIGSTLVDIHGQHEHQELMDEMRHLSLLDQFGSEEIAGSHAEYLDVFRRYEQTLQKLKSLSENDQQTAHRLDLIQFQLDEIQKANLKLHEDEELSEERRKLGNFERTFEAIQSSYTALHGEQRGLDWLSMVMGHLEDAAALDSTYKDIFEAVSNSYYQLEDAARTLRNELDGLEYDPQRLNEIEDRLNEINQLKRKYGKTINDIVEYAAKIEEEIETLQNKETHISELEKELSSIKKDLILEAKQLSEIRHKWADKLTKLIHKELKELYMAKTIFEMRFETDFEHFSKTGVDHVEFYISTNPGEPLKPLSRVASGGELSRIMLALKSIFSQHQGVTSIIFDEVDTGVSGRVAQSIAEKIYKVASGSQVLCISHLPQVAAMADTHLFISKVITGGRTKTYVTPLNVEEKIKEIGRMISGAEITDLTKKHAEELIFLAGENKKT comes from the coding sequence TTGATAGCAGAACTATCAATAAAAAACTTTGCGATAATCGAATCCCTTTCCATTTCCTTTGAAAAGGGATTAACTGTATTAACCGGAGAAACAGGCGCAGGAAAATCTATAATCATTGATGCCATCCATTTACTGGTAGGTGGCAGAGGATCCGCAGAATTTGTGCGTCATGGTGAGGAGAAGGCTGAAATAGAGGGACTTTTTCAACTGGATGACCCTAATCATCCCATTATTTCGAAATCATTAGAATTTGGTATAGAAATTGAAGAAGGTATGGTGGTTCTACGACGAGACATATCACGAACTGGAAAAAGTGTTTGTCGAATCAATGGAAAGTTGGTTACAATATCAACCCTTCGTGAAATAGGTTCCACTCTTGTTGATATTCATGGGCAACATGAACATCAAGAGTTAATGGATGAAATGAGACATTTATCATTGCTCGACCAGTTTGGTTCGGAAGAAATTGCAGGTTCACATGCAGAATACCTAGATGTCTTTCGAAGGTACGAGCAAACACTTCAAAAGCTAAAGTCATTAAGTGAGAATGATCAACAAACAGCACACCGACTGGATTTGATTCAATTTCAATTAGACGAAATTCAAAAAGCCAATCTAAAACTTCATGAAGATGAAGAGCTTTCAGAAGAAAGAAGAAAGTTAGGGAATTTTGAAAGGACGTTTGAGGCCATTCAATCGAGTTATACGGCCTTGCATGGGGAGCAGAGAGGATTAGATTGGCTAAGTATGGTCATGGGCCACTTAGAAGATGCTGCGGCGCTAGACTCAACGTATAAAGATATATTTGAAGCTGTTTCGAATAGCTATTACCAGTTGGAAGATGCTGCAAGAACTTTACGAAATGAACTGGATGGATTAGAATACGATCCCCAAAGGTTAAATGAAATTGAGGATCGACTAAATGAAATTAACCAGTTAAAACGTAAATATGGTAAAACGATTAATGATATTGTTGAATATGCAGCAAAGATTGAAGAAGAAATTGAAACCTTACAGAACAAAGAAACACATATATCTGAATTAGAAAAAGAATTATCTTCAATCAAAAAAGATCTAATTCTAGAGGCTAAGCAGTTATCTGAAATCCGTCATAAGTGGGCAGATAAACTTACGAAGCTCATTCATAAGGAATTGAAGGAATTATACATGGCCAAGACTATATTTGAAATGCGGTTTGAAACGGATTTTGAGCATTTCTCTAAAACAGGAGTGGACCATGTGGAATTTTATATTTCGACTAACCCTGGTGAGCCACTCAAGCCTTTGTCAAGGGTTGCATCAGGGGGAGAATTATCAAGGATTATGTTGGCCCTCAAGAGCATTTTTTCTCAACACCAAGGTGTTACCTCTATTATTTTTGATGAGGTAGATACCGGAGTCAGCGGAAGAGTAGCTCAATCTATCGCAGAAAAGATTTATAAGGTAGCATCTGGTTCACAAGTTTTATGTATATCCCATTTACCTCAAGTAGCTGCCATGGCAGATACTCATTTGTTTATTTCAAAGGTTATTACTGGAGGAAGAACAAAAACTTATGTAACACCGTTGAATGTTGAAGAGAAGATTAAAGAAATTGGAAGAATGATTTCTGGAGCGGAAATTACCGATCTTACGAAGAAACACGCTGAAGAATTAATATTTTTAGCAGGTGAAAATAAAAAAACTTGA
- a CDS encoding DUF2627 domain-containing protein, with amino-acid sequence MKRIIALAILVIPGIFAALGIKLMRDMTFGILQAPFPFLLLQFIVGLLFFIGGLGFVAGFIFHRDRKRNKVQTKFKK; translated from the coding sequence ATGAAACGGATTATCGCCCTTGCTATTTTAGTCATTCCAGGAATTTTTGCCGCTTTAGGGATTAAATTAATGCGTGATATGACATTTGGTATTCTCCAAGCCCCCTTTCCATTTTTACTTCTACAATTTATCGTGGGCTTACTTTTCTTTATCGGAGGTCTAGGATTTGTAGCTGGCTTTATCTTCCATAGAGATCGTAAAAGAAATAAAGTACAAACGAAATTTAAAAAATAA
- a CDS encoding glycerophosphodiester phosphodiesterase yields MTQIFAHRGYSASFAENTMGAFYEAEKAGADGIELDVQLTKDGEIVVIHDEKVDRTTSGTGFVKDFLYKEIRNLNANHKGLKKEPIPSLIEVLEWMRTNKLVCNIELKNGLIPYEGMEEKVVQLVRRYGLADRIIISSFNHYSIVYSYRIAPEIETAPLFIEGIYMPWIYSQSIRARGIHPKHSSMSDNIIMNTMDNGIAVRPYTVNKDVDMHRFFNINCTAIITDDPVKALRIRKQYEKRP; encoded by the coding sequence ATGACACAAATTTTTGCGCATCGTGGTTATTCGGCTTCTTTTGCTGAGAATACAATGGGTGCCTTTTATGAAGCGGAAAAGGCTGGAGCAGATGGTATAGAACTCGATGTTCAATTAACAAAAGACGGCGAGATTGTCGTTATTCACGATGAAAAAGTGGATAGAACGACAAGTGGTACTGGATTTGTTAAAGATTTTTTATATAAAGAAATTAGAAATCTAAATGCTAATCATAAGGGTCTTAAAAAAGAACCGATTCCATCCCTAATTGAAGTACTGGAATGGATGCGAACAAACAAGCTTGTATGTAACATTGAACTAAAGAATGGGTTGATTCCCTATGAAGGAATGGAAGAAAAAGTCGTTCAGCTTGTTCGAAGGTATGGATTAGCTGATCGAATTATTATTTCCTCCTTTAATCACTATAGTATAGTCTATAGTTACAGGATAGCCCCAGAAATTGAAACAGCACCTCTATTTATTGAAGGGATTTATATGCCATGGATTTATTCACAATCGATTAGAGCAAGAGGGATTCACCCTAAACACTCATCGATGTCGGATAATATCATCATGAATACTATGGATAACGGGATTGCTGTGAGACCGTATACGGTCAATAAGGACGTAGATATGCACCGTTTCTTTAATATTAATTGCACTGCTATTATTACGGATGATCCGGTGAAGGCGCTTCGAATAAGGAAACAATATGAAAAGAGACCGTAA